One Papaver somniferum cultivar HN1 chromosome 10, ASM357369v1, whole genome shotgun sequence genomic window carries:
- the LOC113316300 gene encoding alkane hydroxylase MAH1-like produces the protein MILICGRNENYLSIGFPSNEWADGSDGAHEAVFFRGVMPPFIWKLQRLLGIGKERAIIKSQKIIDEKYGKAIVEKRDEFLAGGVLSDNFLSFYIKTLAVADESSIFSSLARIDNFLRDEMLNAFLAGRDTMKSALTWLFWLVSITPSVQAKISEELNSVLCSQKKGKETTSTHTWPCVFDSDDLKDLVYLHAAICESLRLYPPLPVNRKSVVKKDVLPGGSVVTPGMEILLSFYSVGRMPWIWGEDCLEFKPQRWIDENGKLIVVPTSKFPAFGSGARSCLGRDTAFTQMKSVVAAVLFNFHVKVVEGHHVCPTQTPNLYMKHGLQVNIKKRTV, from the coding sequence ATGATATTGATTTGCGGGAGGAATGAAAACTATCTTTCAATAGGTTTCCCTTCAAATGAGTGGGCTGATGGTTCAGATGGTGCACATGAGGCCGTCTTCTTCAGGGGTGTAATGCCTCCATTTATTTGGAAATTACAGCGTCTGCTCGGAATTGGTAAAGAGAGAGCAATAATCAAATCTCAAAAAATAATAGATGAAAAGTACGGAaaagccattgttgaaaagaGAGATGAGTTCCTTGCAGGAGGAGTTCTATCTGATAATTTCTTATCTTTTTACATAAAAACTCTAGCAGTAGCAGATGAGAGTAgtatcttttcttctttggctagGATAGACAATTTTCTTAGAGATGAAATGCTGAATGCTTTCTTGGCCGGACGGGATACAATGAAATCTGCTCTCACTTGGTTGTTCTGGTTAGTGTCGATAACACCTTCAGTCCAAGCAAAAATCTCGGAAGAGTTGAATTCTGTATTGTGTTCGCAGAAGAAGGGGAAAGAAACAACAAGTACTCATACATGGCCGTGCGTTTTCGATTCAGACGACTTGAAAGATTTAGTTTACTTGCATGCAGCTATATGTGAATCCTTAAGGTTATATCCACCACTTCCTGTCAACCGAAAATCGGTTGTCAAGAAAGATGTACTTCCCGGTGGGAGTGTGGTGACTCCTGGAATGGAGATACTGCTTTCATTCTACTCAGTAGGAAGAATGCCATGGATTTGGGGTGAAGATTGTTTAGAATTTAAGCCGCAGAGATGGATAGATGAAAATGGGAAGCTGATTGTGGTACCGACATCCAAATTCCCAGCGTTCGGCTCTGGAGCAAGAAGTTGTTTAGGTAGAGATACAGCTTTTACACAGATGAAGTCTGTTGTTGCAGCTGTGCTATTCAACTTCCATGTTAAGGTGGTGGAAGGTCATCATGTTTGCCCTACACAGACCCCCAACCTTTACATGAAACATGGATTGCAAGTGAATATTAAGAAAAGAACAGTTTAG
- the LOC113316301 gene encoding uncharacterized protein LOC113316301, with translation MKVVEEFQQKEKLDWRINCSFICLLPKKDQIGSPQDFRPISLVSSVYKVISKVLTQRLKTVLPQLISENQDAFIKDKQILDGILIAGDLIDSRLKRKVPGVLCKLDIQKAFDNDSLPLKYLGLPVGATSRSCSIWDVVIEKFQKKLAPWKRGFFTKAGTMLLIKTTLSSLPIYFMSLFPMPVQVEKKINQIMRNLLWGSTSEKRKINWVACNRICTPKKAGGLGIRNIKLTNQALLAKWTWRYSVEKQHLWRKIVQNKMKGRNEDIMVKDSNLPQGRGLWKEIHLHKKVVEEMKTIEVRSRNNIYFWWDKWKDNQVLKCRYPQIFKISIQKNASIKEVIENNSWNLKLRRNLHQSELLEMLQLFEWLGSPPILSQQQDGLTCNFT, from the exons ATGAAAGTGGTTGAAGAAttccaacaaaaagaaaaattggaTTGGAGAATTAACTGCTCTTTCATATGCTTGCTGCCAAAGAAGGATCAAATTGGATCTCCTCAGGATTTTAGACCAATAAGCTTAGTCAGTAGTGTGTACAAGGTGATATCTAAGGTGCTGACACAAAGACTGAAAACAGTTCTTCCTCAGTTGATCTCTGAAAACCAAGATGCATTCATTAAAGATAAACAAATACTGGATGGTATTCTTATAGCTGGAGATCTTATTGACTCAAGGCTTAAAAGAAAAGTTCCTGGAGTATTATGCAAATTGGATATTCAAAAAGCCTTTGATAAT GATTCTTTGCCTCTAAAGTATCTGGGTCTTCCAGTTGGAGCTACCAGTAGAAGTTGTTCTATATGGGATGTAGTTATTGAGAAGTTCCAGAAAAAATTAGCTCCATGGAAAAGAGGATTTTTTACCAAAGCAGGTACAATGCTTCTAATAAAAACTACCCTATCTAGTCTCCCAATTTACTTCATGTCTCTTTTTCCAATGCCTGTGCAAGTTGAGAAAAAGATTAATCAAATCATGAGAAACCTTTTATGGGGATCAACTTCAGAGAAGAGGAAAATCAATTGGGTGGCTTGCAATAGAATTTGCACACCAAAGAAAGCTGGAGGTTTAGGCATTAGGAATATAAAACTTACTAATCAGGCCCTTCTTGCTAAGTGGACATGGAGATATTCAGTTGAGAAACAACATTTATGGAGAAAGATAGTACAAAACAAGATGAAAGGAAGAAATGAAGATATCATGGTCAAGGACTCTAATTTGCCACAAGGCAGGGGCTTATGGAAAGAAATTCATCTGCATAAGAAGGTGGTGGAAGAAATGAAAACTATTGAAGTCAGAAGTCGAAACAACATTTATTTTTGGTGGGATAAATggaaagataatcaagtcttgaAATGCAGATATCCACAAATCTTCAAAATATCAATACAAAAGAATGCTAGCATAAAGGAAGTGATAGAGAATAATTCTTGGAATCTGAAACTAAGAAGAAATCTTCATCAATCAGAGTTGCTTGAAATGTTACAGCTCTTTGAATGGTTAGGATCTCCTCCTATTCTATCTCAACAGCAAGATGGATTGACCTGCAACTTCACATGA